The Malus domestica chromosome 13, GDT2T_hap1 genome includes a window with the following:
- the LOC103452618 gene encoding uncharacterized protein isoform X2 produces MGSHAVVVGLPSPPNRNGSLSPPIPTTSISSSKKKDGIGEQMARKQTGDGGYKWRLVIAYDGTRYAGWQYQSSPPTIQCFVENALMGATKLERKDLHFVGASRTDKGVHAWGQVAHFVTPFNYDSIESIHAALNGLLPDDIRVREISPAVPEFHARFSARSKIYHYKIYNDTFMDPFQRHYAYHSAHKLNAAVMREASKYFIGKHDFSAFVNASQKERVRDPVKDIFRFEVIEMGALLQLEVEGSGFLYRQVRNMVALLIQIGREALPPDIVPKLLATRDRRALAKYTMFTPPHGLCLVTVKYNEEHLRLPSSCSTTSFGRHYTIGS; encoded by the exons ATGGGTAGTCATGCAGTTGTAGTAGgccttccttctcctccaaatcGTAacggctctctctctcctccaattCCCACAACTTCTATAAGCAGCTCg AAGAAAAAGGATGGAATTGGAGAGCAAATGGCAAGGAAGCAGACAGGGGATGGTGGGTACAAGTGGCGTTTGGTGATTGCTTATGACGGCACCCGTTATGCAG GATGGCAATACCAGAGTTCACCGCCTACAATACAGTGCTTTGTGGAGAATGCTCTAATGGGCGCAACAAAGCTGGAAAGGAAGGATCTTCATTTCGTTGGTGCAAGTAGGACAGATAAAGGAGTACATGCCTGGGGTCAG GTTGCACACTTTGTCACACCTTTCAACTATGACAGCATTGAAAGCATTCATGCTGCTCTTAACGGTCTTCTTCCTGATGATATCCGAGTTAGGGAGATCAGCCCTGCAGTGCCTGAATTCCATGCTCGTTTTTCAGCGAGAAGCAAGATTTATCATTACAAAATATATAACGACACATTCATGGATCCATTTCAGCGTCACTATGCTTACCATAGTGCTCATAAGCTAAACGCCGCTGTTATGCGAGAAGCTTCAAAGTATTTTATTGGAAAGCATGATTTCTCTGCTTTTGTCAATGCCTCCCAGAAGGAACGAGTGCGTGATCCAGTGAAGGATATATTCCGTTTTGAGGTCATTGAAATG GGAGCTCTTTTACAGCTAGAAGTTGAAGGCTCCGGCTTCTTATACAGACAAGTCCGGAACATG GTTGCTCTGCTGATTCAAATTGGAAGGGAAGCGCTTCCTCCTGATATTGTTCCCAAGCTATTGGCAACACGAGATCGTAGGGCGCTTGCCAAATATACCATGTTTACTCCACCTCATGGGCTTTGTCTCGTGACGGTCAAGTATAACGAGGAGCATCTACGGCTTCCATCCAGTTGCTCCACAACCAGTTTTGGTAGGCATTATACTATCGGCTCAT AG
- the LOC103423922 gene encoding protein TRIGALACTOSYLDIACYLGLYCEROL 4, chloroplastic-like isoform X2: protein MASLSSESSPYPLAKIALCRFGTILGQFNFQRFISAVKKSGKEAPPDSVSSWMQSIGTHLREKSLYALSFCSEFWLTADDTLVLSVDGYGDDKKPRKKALFQHKFSHHNLTVEAVWPGLFADKPGNYWDVPFSMSLDLASVASDSGASYRVCARHNSGTPERFDGGQSDGVPVTLLPGLSVTSAFSFKKNFELWRSHAQKLRMVQPFDVFLSNPHVSASGIIGAVMTASFGDSWVRSQIADDDPQGFRGFSFWAPGVKSAFLADIFASATFTAQHGNFQRLFLDLSRFHARLDFPSGSKFLSGAAHLAQDYFNSQQPNLEAIQDICPNATLSLQQQICGPVSFRVESGVAVELKNREWNIRVDEPVFALEYALQVLGSAKAVAWYSPKHQECMIELRFYET from the exons ATGGCTTCACTCTCCAGCGAGTCCTCACCCTACCCATTGGCGAAAATTG CTCTCTGTAGGTTCGGGACGATTCTGGGTCAGTTCAATTTCCAGCGGTTTATCTCCGCCGTGAAAAAGAGCGGTAAGGAGGCGCCGCCGGACTCTGTATCTTCGTGGATGCAAAGCATTGGAACCCACCTGCGAGAGAAGTCCCTGTACGCCCTTTCCTTCTGTTCTGAGTTTTGGCTAACAGCTGATGACACATTGGTTTTGAGTGTGGACGGTTATGGCGATGACAAGAAACCCCGAAAGAAAGCACTTTTTCAGCACAAG TTTTCTCATCATAATTTGACAGTGGAGGCAGTTTGGCCCGGGCTTTTCGCTGACAAGCCCGGAAACTATTGGGATGTGCCATTCTCAATGTCACTTGATCTGGCTTCGGTTGCTTCTGACTCCGGGGCCAGTTATCGTGTATGTGCACGTCATAATTCAGGGACACCCGAGCGGTTTGACGGTGGCCAGAGCGATGGAGTTCCTGTTACCCTGCTTCCCGGTTTGTCTGTCACAAGTGCATTTTCCTTTAAGAAGAACTTTGAGCTTTGGAGGAGTCATGCTCAGAAGTTGAGAATGGTCCAACCATTTGATGTATTCCTTTCAAATCCTCATGTTTCGGCTTCCGGGATTATTG GTGCTGTGATGACTGCCTCGTTTGGTGATAGTTGGGTTAGGTCACAAATTGCAGACGATGATCCTCAGGGTTTTAGAGGTTTTAGTTTTTGGGCTCCTGGAGTAAAATCTGCCTTTCTAGCAGATATATTTGCATCAGCAACATTTACAGCCCAGCATGGAAACTTCCAAAGGCTATTCCTAGATCTTTCTCGCTTTCATGCCCGCCTGGATTTTCCTTCTGGTTCTAAGTTTCTTTCAGGTGCAGCACATCTAGCACAAGATTATTTTAATTCTCAACAGCCAAATTTGGAAGCTATTCAGGACATTTGCCCCAATGCCACACTTTCTCTTCAGCAGCAG ATTTGTGGACCTGTCAGTTTCAGGGTTGAGTCAGGAGTTGCAGTTGAACTAAAGAACCGAGAGTGGAATATCCGCGTGGACGAGCCGGTGTTTGCTCTTGAATACGCGCTGCAAGTCCTCGGTTCAGCCAAAGCTGTCGCTTGGTATTCCCCAAAGCACCAGGAATGCATGATAGAGCTTCGTTTTTACGAAACATAA
- the LOC103423922 gene encoding protein TRIGALACTOSYLDIACYLGLYCEROL 4, chloroplastic-like isoform X1, which yields MEMKKLRWAMDGSFWDLDVSTPRTLDGLVRPVPGDPLPLGLTRGPRLSRPKQIDFMQRFMASIFVPSYTAADGFTLQRVLTLPIGENWFGTILGQFNFQRFISAVKKSGKEAPPDSVSSWMQSIGTHLREKSLYALSFCSEFWLTADDTLVLSVDGYGDDKKPRKKALFQHKFSHHNLTVEAVWPGLFADKPGNYWDVPFSMSLDLASVASDSGASYRVCARHNSGTPERFDGGQSDGVPVTLLPGLSVTSAFSFKKNFELWRSHAQKLRMVQPFDVFLSNPHVSASGIIGAVMTASFGDSWVRSQIADDDPQGFRGFSFWAPGVKSAFLADIFASATFTAQHGNFQRLFLDLSRFHARLDFPSGSKFLSGAAHLAQDYFNSQQPNLEAIQDICPNATLSLQQQICGPVSFRVESGVAVELKNREWNIRVDEPVFALEYALQVLGSAKAVAWYSPKHQECMIELRFYET from the exons ATGGAGATGAAGAAGTTGAGATGGGCAATGGACGGCAGCTTTTGGGACCTCGACGTGTCGACTCCGAGGACCCTCGACGGACTCGTCCGACCTGTTCCCGGCGACCCACTTCCTCTGGGCCTCACCCGAGGCCCCAGGCTTTCCCGGCCCAAGCAAATCGACTTCATGCAGCGCTTCATGGCCTCCATTTTCGTCCCTTCCTACACCGCCGCTGATGGCTTCACTCTCCAGCGAGTCCTCACCCTACCCATTGGCGAAAATTG GTTCGGGACGATTCTGGGTCAGTTCAATTTCCAGCGGTTTATCTCCGCCGTGAAAAAGAGCGGTAAGGAGGCGCCGCCGGACTCTGTATCTTCGTGGATGCAAAGCATTGGAACCCACCTGCGAGAGAAGTCCCTGTACGCCCTTTCCTTCTGTTCTGAGTTTTGGCTAACAGCTGATGACACATTGGTTTTGAGTGTGGACGGTTATGGCGATGACAAGAAACCCCGAAAGAAAGCACTTTTTCAGCACAAG TTTTCTCATCATAATTTGACAGTGGAGGCAGTTTGGCCCGGGCTTTTCGCTGACAAGCCCGGAAACTATTGGGATGTGCCATTCTCAATGTCACTTGATCTGGCTTCGGTTGCTTCTGACTCCGGGGCCAGTTATCGTGTATGTGCACGTCATAATTCAGGGACACCCGAGCGGTTTGACGGTGGCCAGAGCGATGGAGTTCCTGTTACCCTGCTTCCCGGTTTGTCTGTCACAAGTGCATTTTCCTTTAAGAAGAACTTTGAGCTTTGGAGGAGTCATGCTCAGAAGTTGAGAATGGTCCAACCATTTGATGTATTCCTTTCAAATCCTCATGTTTCGGCTTCCGGGATTATTG GTGCTGTGATGACTGCCTCGTTTGGTGATAGTTGGGTTAGGTCACAAATTGCAGACGATGATCCTCAGGGTTTTAGAGGTTTTAGTTTTTGGGCTCCTGGAGTAAAATCTGCCTTTCTAGCAGATATATTTGCATCAGCAACATTTACAGCCCAGCATGGAAACTTCCAAAGGCTATTCCTAGATCTTTCTCGCTTTCATGCCCGCCTGGATTTTCCTTCTGGTTCTAAGTTTCTTTCAGGTGCAGCACATCTAGCACAAGATTATTTTAATTCTCAACAGCCAAATTTGGAAGCTATTCAGGACATTTGCCCCAATGCCACACTTTCTCTTCAGCAGCAG ATTTGTGGACCTGTCAGTTTCAGGGTTGAGTCAGGAGTTGCAGTTGAACTAAAGAACCGAGAGTGGAATATCCGCGTGGACGAGCCGGTGTTTGCTCTTGAATACGCGCTGCAAGTCCTCGGTTCAGCCAAAGCTGTCGCTTGGTATTCCCCAAAGCACCAGGAATGCATGATAGAGCTTCGTTTTTACGAAACATAA
- the LOC103434940 gene encoding protein FAR1-RELATED SEQUENCE 4-like isoform X2, protein MRVDADNTDNADGQIDMELHEIPSLRVPSCSSDDMHHKAAQQWESTITGVDQRFNSFSEFREALHKFSIAHGFAYRYKKNDSHRVTVKCKGQNCPWRIYASRLSTTQLICIKKMNTDHTCEGAAVKAGYRATRGWVGSIIKEKLKISPNYKPKAIAEDIKREYGIQLNYSQAWRAKEIAREQLQGSYKEAYNQLPYFCEKIKETNPGSFASFTTKEDSSFHRFFVSFHASIVGFIEACRPLIFLDSAPLNSKYQGVLLAATAADADDGVFPVAFSVVDNETDENWHWFLLELKLAVATSQPITFVADFQNGLKNSLPEVFDKCYHCYCLRHLAEKLNKDLKGQFSHEARRFMINDFYAAAYAPTQEAFQRSADNIKNISPDAYNWVIQSEPVHWANAFCGGGRYNHMTSNFGQQFYSWVSEAHELPITQMIDVLRGNMMEAFYSRGVESNQWVTRLTPSKEEKLQKETEIARSLQVLLSHGSTFEVRGESVDTIDIDHWDCTCKGWHLTGLPCCHAIAVFLVIGRNPYDYCSRYFTVESYRLTYGESIHPVPNVDRPHTGESNQAVVTVTPPPTRRPPGRPKTKQMESDDIIKRQLQCSKCKGLGHNKKTCKDSSIVLGTLLN, encoded by the coding sequence ATGCGAGTTGATGCTGACAATACTGACAATGCTGATGGCCAAATTGATATGGAACTCCATGAAATCCCTTCGCTTCGTGTTCCTAGTTGTTCTAGTGATGATATGCATCATAAAGCTGCACAACAGTGGGAAAGCACCATCACTGGTGTGGACCAAAGGTTTAATAGTTTTAGCGAATTCCGAGAAGCATTGCATAAGTTTTCAATTGCACATGGATTTGCTTATAGGTATAAGAAAAATGACAGTCATCGTGTCACTGTCAAATGCAAAGGTCAAAATTGCCCATGGAGGATATATGCATCAAGGTTGTCTACAACCCAGTTGATTTGTATCAAGAAAATGAACACGGATCATACATGTGAAGGAGCTGCTGTGAAAGCTGGGTATCGGGCAACGAGAGGTTGGGTGGGAAGTATCATAAAGGAGAAGTTGAAAATTTCCCCAAACTACAAGCCAAAGGCTATAGCAGAGGACATTAAGCGGGAATACGGGATTCAGTTGAATTATTCTCAGGCATGGCGTGCTAAAGAGATTGCCAGGGAGCAGCTTCAAGGCTCCTATAAAGAGGCCTATAATCAGTTGCCGTATTTCTGCGAGAAGATAAAGGAAACTAATCCAGGGAGTTTTGCTTCATTTACTACTAAGGAAGACTCGAGCTTCCATCGTTTCTTTGTATCTTTCCATGCATCAATTGTGGGTTTCATAGAAGCTTGCCGCCCTCTAATTTTTCTTGATAGCGCTCCTCTGAACTCAAAATATCAAGGAGTTTTGTTGGCTGCAACAGCCGCAGATGCTGATGATGGTGTATTTCCGGTTGCATTTTCTGTTGTGGATAATGAGACTGATGAGAACTGGCACTGGTTCTTACTAGAACTGAAATTGGCAGTGGCAACATCTCAGCCGATCACATTTGTAGCAGATTTTCAGAATGGATTGAAAAATTCATTGCCCGAGGTATTTGATAAATGTTACCACTGCTATTGTTTGAGGCATCTTGCTGAAAAACTTAACAAGGACTTGAAGGGCCAATTTTCTCACGAGGCAAGACGATTCATGATCAATGATTTTTATGCGGCTGCTTATGCACCCACTCAGGAGGCTTTCCAGCGTAGTGCTGAcaacataaaaaatatttcaccGGATGCTTACAATTGGGTCATACAAAGTGAGCCCGTGCACTGGGCTAATGCATTCTGCGGAGGAGGCAGGTACAACCACATGACATCGAACTTCGGACAGCAGTTCTACAGTTGGGTATCAGAGGCGCATGAGTTGCCAATTACGCAGATGATTGACGTACTACGAGGCAATATGATGGAAGCCTTCTATTCACGCGGGGTGGAGTCCAACCAATGGGTGACAAGATTAACACCATCTAAGGAGGAAAAGCTTCAAAAGGAAACAGAAATTGCTCGATCACTTCAAGTGTTACTCTCACATGGAAGCACATTCGAGGTTCGTGGAGAATCTGTCGACACTATTGACATCGACCATTGGGATTGCACCTGTAAGGGATGGCATCTCACTGGTCTGCCTTGCTGCCATGCTATTGCTGTCTTTTTAGTTATTGGCAGGAACCCTTATGATTACTGCTCCAGATACTTCACAGTGGAGAGTTACCGTTTAACTTATGGAGAATCAATTCACCCTGTTCCTAATGTAGACAGACCACACACGGGTGAATCAAACCAAGCAGTAGTTACTGTTACCCCTCCGCCCACCAGGCGGCCGCCAGGGCGGCCAAAGACGAAGCAGATGGAATCAGACGACATAATAAAACGGCAGCTGCAATGTAGCAAGTGCAAGGGGCTTGGCCACAACAAGAAGACATGTAAAGATTCTAGCATTGTTTTAGGGACATTGTTAAATTAG
- the LOC103452618 gene encoding uncharacterized protein isoform X1: MGSHAVVVGLPSPPNRNGSLSPPIPTTSISSSKKKDGIGEQMARKQTGDGGYKWRLVIAYDGTRYAGWQYQSSPPTIQCFVENALMGATKLERKDLHFVGASRTDKGVHAWGQVAHFVTPFNYDSIESIHAALNGLLPDDIRVREISPAVPEFHARFSARSKIYHYKIYNDTFMDPFQRHYAYHSAHKLNAAVMREASKYFIGKHDFSAFVNASQKERVRDPVKDIFRFEVIEMGALLQLEVEGSGFLYRQVRNMVALLIQIGREALPPDIVPKLLATRDRRALAKYTMFTPPHGLCLVTVKYNEEHLRLPSSCSTTSFESWSSSITSVISLP; encoded by the exons ATGGGTAGTCATGCAGTTGTAGTAGgccttccttctcctccaaatcGTAacggctctctctctcctccaattCCCACAACTTCTATAAGCAGCTCg AAGAAAAAGGATGGAATTGGAGAGCAAATGGCAAGGAAGCAGACAGGGGATGGTGGGTACAAGTGGCGTTTGGTGATTGCTTATGACGGCACCCGTTATGCAG GATGGCAATACCAGAGTTCACCGCCTACAATACAGTGCTTTGTGGAGAATGCTCTAATGGGCGCAACAAAGCTGGAAAGGAAGGATCTTCATTTCGTTGGTGCAAGTAGGACAGATAAAGGAGTACATGCCTGGGGTCAG GTTGCACACTTTGTCACACCTTTCAACTATGACAGCATTGAAAGCATTCATGCTGCTCTTAACGGTCTTCTTCCTGATGATATCCGAGTTAGGGAGATCAGCCCTGCAGTGCCTGAATTCCATGCTCGTTTTTCAGCGAGAAGCAAGATTTATCATTACAAAATATATAACGACACATTCATGGATCCATTTCAGCGTCACTATGCTTACCATAGTGCTCATAAGCTAAACGCCGCTGTTATGCGAGAAGCTTCAAAGTATTTTATTGGAAAGCATGATTTCTCTGCTTTTGTCAATGCCTCCCAGAAGGAACGAGTGCGTGATCCAGTGAAGGATATATTCCGTTTTGAGGTCATTGAAATG GGAGCTCTTTTACAGCTAGAAGTTGAAGGCTCCGGCTTCTTATACAGACAAGTCCGGAACATG GTTGCTCTGCTGATTCAAATTGGAAGGGAAGCGCTTCCTCCTGATATTGTTCCCAAGCTATTGGCAACACGAGATCGTAGGGCGCTTGCCAAATATACCATGTTTACTCCACCTCATGGGCTTTGTCTCGTGACGGTCAAGTATAACGAGGAGCATCTACGGCTTCCATCCAGTTGCTCCACAACCAGTTTTG AGTCATGGTCTTCATCAATCACTTCAGTGATTTCTCTCCCATGA
- the LOC103434940 gene encoding uncharacterized protein isoform X1, with protein MAAKKVIAICKLGTEFVMDKDGNLSYSGGDAHAIGIDEKTLLGDFKSEIEDMFNCSADTMSIKYFLPGNKKTLITISKDKDLQRMVNFLGDTDTVDVFVMTEEAAVRNLSIMPASRSSRTTVSEAVVPFVEPVDMRVDADNTDNADGQIDMELHEIPSLRVPSCSSDDMHHKAAQQWESTITGVDQRFNSFSEFREALHKFSIAHGFAYRYKKNDSHRVTVKCKGQNCPWRIYASRLSTTQLICIKKMNTDHTCEGAAVKAGYRATRGWVGSIIKEKLKISPNYKPKAIAEDIKREYGIQLNYSQAWRAKEIAREQLQGSYKEAYNQLPYFCEKIKETNPGSFASFTTKEDSSFHRFFVSFHASIVGFIEACRPLIFLDSAPLNSKYQGVLLAATAADADDGVFPVAFSVVDNETDENWHWFLLELKLAVATSQPITFVADFQNGLKNSLPEVFDKCYHCYCLRHLAEKLNKDLKGQFSHEARRFMINDFYAAAYAPTQEAFQRSADNIKNISPDAYNWVIQSEPVHWANAFCGGGRYNHMTSNFGQQFYSWVSEAHELPITQMIDVLRGNMMEAFYSRGVESNQWVTRLTPSKEEKLQKETEIARSLQVLLSHGSTFEVRGESVDTIDIDHWDCTCKGWHLTGLPCCHAIAVFLVIGRNPYDYCSRYFTVESYRLTYGESIHPVPNVDRPHTGESNQAVVTVTPPPTRRPPGRPKTKQMESDDIIKRQLQCSKCKGLGHNKKTCKDSSIVLGTLLN; from the exons ATGGCTGCGAAGAAGGTTATAGCAATATGTAAATTGGGCACAGAGTTTGTGATGGATAAGGATGGAAATTTATCGTACTCTGGGGGCGACGCTCATGCGATTGGCATTGATGAGAAAACACTGCTTGGTGATTTTAAGTCCGAAATAGAGGATATGTTTAATTGTAGTGCTGATACAATGTCCATCAAGTACTTCCTTCCCGGCAATAAGAAGACTCTCATTACGATCTCTAAAGACAAAGACTTGCAACGAATGGTCAATTTTCTCGGGGATACAGACACTGTCGATGTATTTGTCATGACAGAGGAAGCTGCTGTTCGAAATTTGTCCATCATGCCTGCTAGTAG GTCAAGCAGGACAACTGTATCGGAAGCAGTTGTTCCTTTTGTTGAGCCCGTTGATATGCGAGTTGATGCTGACAATACTGACAATGCTGATGGCCAAATTGATATGGAACTCCATGAAATCCCTTCGCTTCGTGTTCCTAGTTGTTCTAGTGATGATATGCATCATAAAGCTGCACAACAGTGGGAAAGCACCATCACTGGTGTGGACCAAAGGTTTAATAGTTTTAGCGAATTCCGAGAAGCATTGCATAAGTTTTCAATTGCACATGGATTTGCTTATAGGTATAAGAAAAATGACAGTCATCGTGTCACTGTCAAATGCAAAGGTCAAAATTGCCCATGGAGGATATATGCATCAAGGTTGTCTACAACCCAGTTGATTTGTATCAAGAAAATGAACACGGATCATACATGTGAAGGAGCTGCTGTGAAAGCTGGGTATCGGGCAACGAGAGGTTGGGTGGGAAGTATCATAAAGGAGAAGTTGAAAATTTCCCCAAACTACAAGCCAAAGGCTATAGCAGAGGACATTAAGCGGGAATACGGGATTCAGTTGAATTATTCTCAGGCATGGCGTGCTAAAGAGATTGCCAGGGAGCAGCTTCAAGGCTCCTATAAAGAGGCCTATAATCAGTTGCCGTATTTCTGCGAGAAGATAAAGGAAACTAATCCAGGGAGTTTTGCTTCATTTACTACTAAGGAAGACTCGAGCTTCCATCGTTTCTTTGTATCTTTCCATGCATCAATTGTGGGTTTCATAGAAGCTTGCCGCCCTCTAATTTTTCTTGATAGCGCTCCTCTGAACTCAAAATATCAAGGAGTTTTGTTGGCTGCAACAGCCGCAGATGCTGATGATGGTGTATTTCCGGTTGCATTTTCTGTTGTGGATAATGAGACTGATGAGAACTGGCACTGGTTCTTACTAGAACTGAAATTGGCAGTGGCAACATCTCAGCCGATCACATTTGTAGCAGATTTTCAGAATGGATTGAAAAATTCATTGCCCGAGGTATTTGATAAATGTTACCACTGCTATTGTTTGAGGCATCTTGCTGAAAAACTTAACAAGGACTTGAAGGGCCAATTTTCTCACGAGGCAAGACGATTCATGATCAATGATTTTTATGCGGCTGCTTATGCACCCACTCAGGAGGCTTTCCAGCGTAGTGCTGAcaacataaaaaatatttcaccGGATGCTTACAATTGGGTCATACAAAGTGAGCCCGTGCACTGGGCTAATGCATTCTGCGGAGGAGGCAGGTACAACCACATGACATCGAACTTCGGACAGCAGTTCTACAGTTGGGTATCAGAGGCGCATGAGTTGCCAATTACGCAGATGATTGACGTACTACGAGGCAATATGATGGAAGCCTTCTATTCACGCGGGGTGGAGTCCAACCAATGGGTGACAAGATTAACACCATCTAAGGAGGAAAAGCTTCAAAAGGAAACAGAAATTGCTCGATCACTTCAAGTGTTACTCTCACATGGAAGCACATTCGAGGTTCGTGGAGAATCTGTCGACACTATTGACATCGACCATTGGGATTGCACCTGTAAGGGATGGCATCTCACTGGTCTGCCTTGCTGCCATGCTATTGCTGTCTTTTTAGTTATTGGCAGGAACCCTTATGATTACTGCTCCAGATACTTCACAGTGGAGAGTTACCGTTTAACTTATGGAGAATCAATTCACCCTGTTCCTAATGTAGACAGACCACACACGGGTGAATCAAACCAAGCAGTAGTTACTGTTACCCCTCCGCCCACCAGGCGGCCGCCAGGGCGGCCAAAGACGAAGCAGATGGAATCAGACGACATAATAAAACGGCAGCTGCAATGTAGCAAGTGCAAGGGGCTTGGCCACAACAAGAAGACATGTAAAGATTCTAGCATTGTTTTAGGGACATTGTTAAATTAG
- the LOC103452680 gene encoding MLO-like protein 12 yields MARSLEETPTWAVSVFALIFFFLSFLIDTILHLLTKFLNRGRRKSLNRALMKFKTEMMKLGLMSLLLTISEEPISQICVGQAVANTFLLCKYPVNSLDVEPSVSSATQVPRSNSTNRSKEVNDQNYCEAKGMVPLLPRAGVLQLNILISLVTVFHVLYCILTMFLGMAKMGKWNAWENETRTLEYQILNDSRRFQLIHQTPFGKRHLKFWSKHPLLLWPVCFARQFCGSISKTDYMTLRNGFIRANFADGNNFNFLRFLARAFDDDFEQVVGIRFWIWLFSILFIFLSSHVFYDHYWLPFIPLLIVIVVGAKLEVIITKMCVESCKNTSVVRGRVLVQLNDDLFWFGRPRWLLHLIQLVLIQNSFHLAFLTWTWFESGSGSCLNRKSEIIAIRITMGVVVQLICGYVTLPLHVLVTQMGSGMRRAVFTESVVEGLQNWHKKARHSLSKSRSISRSHSHSSSHLAHNFDTTEVSISDKIVKEAPDSDQRFPPPVAISSSSTSEITEEEVPQKAPPTPYITSLSVIPEITKEEENPKIVASTVTYDGEISFGSSWKFESSERHGREITEVIDEDHDSEILATFDQQPTTST; encoded by the exons atggcacGTTCCCTTGAAGAAACGCCAACATGGGCTGTTTCAGTATTTGCTTTGATTTTCTTCTTCCTATCCTTCCTCATCGACACTATTCTTCACCTTTTAACAAAG TTTCTCAACAGGGGGAGAAGAAAATCCCTAAACAGGGCTTTGATGAAGTTCAAAACAG AAATGATGAAACTGGGTCTCATGTCACTGCTTCTAACGATATCAGAAGAACCAATATCACAAATCTGCGTTGGCCAAGCTGTGGCAAACACTTTTCTTCTATGCAAATATCCCGTTAACTCCTTAGACGTAGAACCTTCTGTCTCATCAGCCACGCAAGTCCCACGCTCAAATTCCACCAATCGCTCTAAGGAAGTCAACGATCAAAACTATTGCGAGGCAAAG GGGATGGTTCCTTTATTGCCAAGGGCAGGAGTCTTGCAGCTGAACATCTTAATCTCTCTGGTGACAGTTTTTCATGTGCTCTACTGCATCTTAACCATGTTTCTCGGGATGGCCAAG ATGGGGAAATGGAATGCATGGGAGAATGAGACTCGAACACTTGAATATCAGATCCTTAATG ATTCAAGGAGGTTCCAACTCATCCACCAAACTCCTTTTGGGAAAAGACATTTAAAGTTCTGGAGTAAACATCCTCTGCTGCTTTGGCCT GTTTGTTTTGCTCGACAGTTCTGTGGTTCAATCTCAAAAACTGATTACATGACTCTGAGGAATGGTTTCATTAGG GCCAACTTTGCAGACGGCAACAACTTCAATTTCCTGAGATTCCTTGCAAGAGCTTTCGATGACGACTTTGAGCAAGTGGTTGGCATTAG ATTTTGGATTTGGCTCTTCTCTATCCTTTTCATATTTCTCAGTTCGCATG TGTTTTATGATCATTATTGGCTGCCATTCATTCCCTTACTG ATCGTGATAGTCGTGGGAGCAAAGCTGGAGGTGATAATAACTAAAATGTGTGTGGAGAGCTGCAAGAATACTTCCGTTGTTCGAGGACGTGTTTTAGTGCAGCTCAATGATGACTTGTTTTGGTTTGGTCGACCCAGATGGCTTCTTCACCTCATCCAACTCGTCCTAATCCAG AACTCCTTTCACCTGGCATTCTTAACCTGGACATGG TTTGAGTCTGGTTCAGGGTCTTGCTTAAATCGCAAAAGTGAAATCATAGCCATAAGGATTACCATGGGAGTGGTTGTGCAGTTAATTTGTGGTTATGTGACCCTGCCTCTCCATGTCCTTGTTACCCAG ATGGGTTCTGGCATGAGGAGAGCAGTGTTTACTGAATCTGTAGTTGAAGGCCTCCAAAACTGGCACAAGAAAGCAAGACACAGTCTTTCCAAGAGCAGATCCATTTCAAGGAGCCACTCCCACTCATCGTCGCATCTTGCACACAATTTTGACACAACTGAAGTTTCAATCTCGGATAAAATAGTTAAGGAAGCTCCAGATTCTGATCAGCGTTTTCCACCTCCTGTAGCGATAAGCTCTTCTTCAACCTCTGAAATCACAGAAGAGGAAGTCCCACAAAAAGCTCCACCAACCCCATACATAACAAGTTTATCCGTTATTCCAGAAATCACCAAAGAGGAAGAAAATCCGAAGATCGTTGCAAGCACTGTGACTTATGATGGTGAGATATCTTTTGGGAGCAGTTGGAAATTTGAAAGTAGCGAGCGTCATGGGAGAGAAATCACTGAAGTGATTGATGAAGACCATGACTCTGAAATATTAGCTACTTTTGATCAACAACCAACTACAAGCACATAA